A DNA window from Anaerocolumna sp. AGMB13020 contains the following coding sequences:
- the clpP gene encoding ATP-dependent Clp endopeptidase proteolytic subunit ClpP: protein MSLVPYVIEQTSRGERSYDIYSRLLKERIIFLGEEVTDVSASVIVAQLLFLESEDTGKDIHLYINSPGGSVTAGMAIYDTMNYIKCDVSTYCLGMAASMGAFLLAGGAKGKRFAMPNAEVMIHQPSGGAKGQATDIKIVAENILKTKKKLNEILAANTGKPLEVIEIDTERDYYMTAEEAKAYGLIDNVIVNR from the coding sequence ATGAGTTTAGTACCTTATGTCATTGAACAGACAAGCCGCGGTGAAAGATCTTACGATATTTACTCAAGATTATTAAAAGAAAGAATTATCTTTTTAGGAGAGGAAGTAACCGATGTATCAGCCAGTGTTATTGTGGCACAGTTACTGTTCCTTGAGTCTGAGGACACTGGAAAAGATATTCATCTGTATATAAACAGTCCGGGTGGTTCCGTTACAGCCGGTATGGCCATTTATGATACTATGAATTATATTAAATGTGACGTATCTACCTATTGCCTTGGTATGGCAGCCAGTATGGGAGCTTTCCTGTTAGCAGGCGGTGCTAAGGGTAAGAGATTTGCCATGCCCAATGCTGAAGTCATGATTCACCAGCCTTCCGGTGGTGCCAAAGGTCAGGCTACAGACATTAAGATCGTTGCTGAGAATATCTTAAAGACCAAGAAGAAACTGAATGAAATTCTGGCAGCAAATACGGGAAAACCTCTGGAAGTTATCGAAATCGATACAGAAAGAGATTATTATATGACAGCCGAAGAAGCAAAAGCTTACGGGCTAATCGATAATGTTATTGTAAATAGGTAA
- the tig gene encoding trigger factor, giving the protein MSLQVEKLEKNMVKLTIETAAEEFDTALEKAYAKNKGKFNIQGFRKGKAPRSIIEKMYGSGVFYEDAANIIIPDAYEKAVEESGLTLVSRPEIDVTQIEKGKAFIFTAEAALKPEVTLGDYKGIAVEVPSAEVTEEDITAELDKVRDQNARIVTVTDRPVADKDETVINFEGFVDGVPFEGGKAEDYALTIGSHSFIDTFEDQLIGKNIGEEVEVNVTFPAEYHAAELAGKPALFKVTVKEIKAKELPAADDDFAQDVSEFDTLEEYKTDIQAKLKDKKEKEAKRAKEDKAIDKIIENAQMDIPDAMIETQVRQMADDFAQRIQSQGLTVEQYFQFTGTNSEQLFEQMRPQALKTIQVRLVLEAIVKAENIVIADEDFEKEIAQMAENYKMEADKLKELIGEKEKEQIIMDMAVQKAVDLIGETAVAAE; this is encoded by the coding sequence ATGAGTTTACAGGTAGAAAAATTAGAGAAAAACATGGTAAAGCTTACCATCGAAACTGCTGCGGAGGAATTCGACACAGCTCTTGAGAAAGCTTATGCCAAAAATAAAGGAAAATTTAATATACAAGGTTTCCGTAAGGGTAAGGCCCCTCGTTCTATTATAGAGAAGATGTACGGTTCCGGTGTTTTCTATGAAGATGCTGCAAATATTATTATTCCTGATGCATATGAGAAAGCTGTTGAAGAAAGCGGTCTTACACTTGTATCCAGACCTGAGATCGATGTTACACAGATCGAAAAAGGAAAGGCTTTTATCTTCACAGCAGAAGCTGCTCTTAAACCTGAAGTAACACTTGGTGATTACAAAGGAATCGCTGTTGAAGTTCCTTCAGCAGAAGTAACAGAAGAAGACATAACAGCAGAGCTTGACAAAGTAAGAGATCAGAATGCAAGAATCGTAACGGTTACAGACAGACCTGTTGCAGACAAAGATGAGACAGTTATCAACTTTGAGGGATTTGTAGATGGAGTTCCTTTTGAAGGCGGAAAGGCTGAGGATTACGCTTTAACAATTGGTTCTCATTCCTTTATCGACACATTTGAAGACCAGTTAATTGGTAAGAATATCGGAGAAGAGGTAGAAGTTAACGTAACCTTCCCCGCTGAATACCATGCAGCTGAACTGGCAGGTAAGCCTGCTTTATTTAAGGTAACCGTAAAAGAGATTAAAGCGAAAGAATTACCTGCTGCAGATGATGATTTTGCACAGGATGTTTCCGAATTTGATACATTAGAGGAATACAAAACTGATATTCAGGCTAAATTAAAGGACAAGAAAGAAAAAGAAGCTAAGAGAGCCAAGGAAGATAAAGCAATCGATAAAATTATCGAGAATGCACAGATGGATATTCCGGATGCTATGATTGAAACACAGGTTAGACAGATGGCAGACGATTTCGCTCAGAGAATCCAGTCTCAGGGACTTACTGTTGAACAGTACTTCCAGTTTACAGGTACCAACAGTGAGCAGCTTTTCGAGCAGATGCGTCCTCAGGCTTTAAAGACTATCCAGGTAAGACTGGTATTAGAGGCAATTGTAAAGGCTGAAAATATTGTTATCGCTGATGAGGATTTCGAGAAAGAAATCGCTCAGATGGCAGAGAACTATAAAATGGAAGCTGATAAGTTAAAAGAATTAATCGGCGAGAAAGAAAAAGAACAAATTATTATGGATATGGCTGTACAAAAGGCAGTTGATCTGATTGGAGAGACAGCCGTAGCAGCAGAGTAA
- the glmM gene encoding phosphoglucosamine mutase, with protein MGKYFGTDGFRGEANIDLTVEHAYKVGRFLGYYYGKEHKARIVIGKDTRRSSYMLEYSLVAGLTASGADAYLLHVTTTPSVSYVVRSEDFDCGIMISASHNPYYDNGIKIINGLGYKLESEVEELIENYIDGKGEEIPYATKDNIGRTTDYVNGRNRYIGYLISLVANSFKNMKVGLDCANGSAYSIAKGVFDALGAKTYVISNEPNGLNINKDCGSTHMEQLRRYVLENNLDVGFAYDGDADRCLAIDDKGNIIDGDLILYVCAVDMKKNNELNNNTVVTTIMSNLGLYKALEEKGIAYEKTTVGDKYVFENMMENGHSIGGEQSGHIIFSKHATTGDGILTSLKIMEVIIENKTKLSDLIKEVQIFPQLLENVRVNNKKTAREDIEIVNAVAKVTEELGDNGRILVRESGTEPVLRVMVEAPTTKECEKYVNMVVDKLKSQGHVIEK; from the coding sequence ATGGGAAAATATTTCGGTACCGATGGTTTCAGAGGGGAAGCAAATATTGATTTAACAGTAGAGCATGCTTATAAGGTTGGACGATTTTTGGGTTATTATTACGGCAAAGAACACAAAGCCAGAATCGTAATCGGAAAAGATACCAGAAGATCCAGCTACATGCTTGAGTATTCATTAGTTGCAGGACTGACTGCCAGCGGTGCAGATGCATATCTTTTGCATGTAACCACTACACCCAGTGTATCTTATGTTGTCCGCAGTGAAGACTTTGACTGCGGTATCATGATATCTGCAAGCCATAATCCTTATTATGACAACGGCATCAAGATAATAAATGGACTGGGTTACAAGCTGGAAAGTGAAGTGGAGGAACTTATTGAGAACTACATAGACGGAAAAGGGGAGGAAATACCTTATGCTACCAAGGATAACATCGGAAGAACTACGGACTATGTAAATGGAAGAAACCGATACATTGGTTATCTCATTTCCCTGGTTGCCAATTCCTTTAAAAATATGAAGGTGGGTCTTGATTGTGCCAATGGTTCTGCTTATTCCATTGCCAAAGGAGTATTTGACGCACTGGGTGCAAAGACTTATGTCATAAGCAATGAACCAAACGGTCTTAATATTAATAAAGACTGTGGCTCCACCCATATGGAGCAGCTGCGCAGATATGTTCTTGAAAATAATCTGGATGTAGGTTTTGCCTATGATGGTGACGCTGATCGATGTTTAGCAATAGACGATAAAGGCAATATTATTGACGGAGACCTTATTTTATATGTTTGTGCCGTTGACATGAAGAAAAATAATGAACTGAACAATAATACCGTAGTAACCACCATTATGAGTAATCTGGGACTTTATAAAGCACTGGAAGAAAAGGGAATCGCTTATGAGAAAACAACAGTAGGTGATAAATATGTGTTTGAGAATATGATGGAAAACGGACACTCGATTGGCGGTGAACAATCCGGACATATTATTTTCAGCAAACATGCCACCACCGGTGATGGAATCCTGACGTCTCTAAAGATTATGGAAGTGATTATAGAAAACAAAACCAAACTGTCCGACCTTATCAAAGAAGTCCAGATATTCCCTCAGTTACTAGAAAATGTTCGTGTTAATAATAAAAAGACCGCCAGAGAAGACATTGAAATCGTAAATGCAGTAGCAAAAGTTACAGAAGAGCTGGGGGATAACGGCAGAATTCTGGTCAGAGAAAGCGGTACGGAACCGGTACTTCGTGTCATGGTAGAAGCCCCTACAACAAAAGAGTGCGAAAAATACGTTAATATGGTTGTAGACAAATTAAAAAGCCAGGGGCATGTAATAGAAAAGTAG
- a CDS encoding alpha/beta-type small acid-soluble spore protein translates to MASNNSGSNRSEVPQAREALDRFKMEVASEIGVPLKQGYNGDLTSAQNGSVGGEMVKRMIKRQEESMSGQSGSY, encoded by the coding sequence ATGGCAAGTAATAACAGCGGATCAAACAGATCAGAAGTTCCTCAGGCTAGAGAAGCACTTGACAGATTTAAAATGGAGGTTGCTTCTGAAATCGGAGTACCTTTAAAACAAGGTTACAACGGAGATTTAACCAGCGCTCAAAATGGTTCTGTAGGTGGAGAAATGGTTAAACGTATGATCAAAAGACAGGAAGAATCCATGTCTGGTCAGAGCGGTTCTTATTAA
- a CDS encoding alanine/glycine:cation symporter family protein — protein sequence MENILSFISGANHLLWSGPMLFLLLATHLFLTFRLKFVQKKVFKGIRLSTKSSDDEKGQTSSFAALTTTLAATLGIGNIVGVSTAVAFGGPGAILWIWLTGVLGMATTYAECYLGIRYRKLAKDGTYSGGPMYVLEHGLKSKGMAVLYAFLTLAASYGVGCSTQANSITNVTSSLWHFSPYIVGIVVAVITGLVILGGIESIGNLCKKLVPAMGAFYILACLVLVFMNRDYVLPAITLIFRSAFLPSAVVGGFIGSTIKTAARYGIARGLFSNEAGIGTAAIAASSAKTDNPHNQALVSMSATFWDTVVMCGVTGIVIVANILKNPASIKGLPASDLTTAAFMQLPYGEYILGFSIIAFALATLIGWSYFGEKAVVYLFGKEGIGTYKLCYIVMIFIGAVLSLEFVWQLSDLINALMILPNVLTLWILRKEIRDTE from the coding sequence ATGGAAAACATTTTGTCTTTTATCTCAGGCGCAAATCATCTGCTATGGAGCGGACCTATGCTGTTCCTTTTATTAGCCACCCATCTGTTTCTGACTTTTCGCCTAAAATTCGTTCAAAAAAAAGTCTTTAAAGGCATCCGCCTTTCAACCAAATCATCCGATGATGAAAAGGGGCAAACCAGCAGCTTCGCAGCTCTTACTACCACACTGGCAGCAACCCTTGGTATCGGAAATATCGTAGGAGTCTCCACAGCTGTTGCCTTTGGCGGTCCCGGTGCGATTCTCTGGATTTGGTTAACAGGCGTACTGGGAATGGCTACAACTTATGCAGAGTGTTATCTGGGTATTCGTTATCGTAAGCTTGCAAAGGATGGCACCTATTCCGGTGGTCCTATGTATGTCCTGGAACACGGACTTAAGTCAAAAGGAATGGCTGTGTTATATGCCTTTCTGACCCTGGCAGCCTCTTATGGAGTAGGTTGTTCAACTCAAGCCAACTCCATTACCAATGTCACCAGCTCCCTTTGGCACTTCTCACCTTACATCGTAGGTATCGTGGTTGCTGTTATTACCGGACTTGTAATTCTTGGGGGCATTGAATCCATTGGTAATCTGTGCAAAAAACTGGTTCCGGCTATGGGTGCCTTCTACATTTTAGCCTGTCTGGTGCTGGTTTTTATGAACCGTGATTACGTGCTGCCTGCTATTACCCTTATATTTCGCTCCGCTTTTCTTCCCAGTGCTGTAGTCGGTGGTTTTATTGGAAGCACAATTAAGACAGCTGCCCGATACGGCATTGCCAGAGGTTTGTTTTCAAACGAAGCCGGTATCGGAACTGCAGCGATTGCTGCTTCCAGTGCCAAAACCGACAATCCCCATAACCAGGCTCTGGTATCCATGAGTGCAACGTTCTGGGATACGGTAGTTATGTGCGGTGTCACCGGAATTGTGATAGTCGCGAACATATTAAAAAATCCGGCATCCATTAAAGGATTACCGGCTTCGGATCTTACCACCGCAGCTTTTATGCAGCTGCCTTACGGTGAATACATACTTGGCTTTTCAATCATTGCTTTTGCCCTTGCAACACTAATCGGCTGGTCTTACTTCGGTGAAAAGGCCGTGGTATATCTTTTTGGAAAAGAAGGAATCGGCACCTATAAATTATGTTACATTGTAATGATATTTATTGGTGCCGTTCTTTCCCTGGAATTCGTATGGCAGTTATCAGATCTGATCAATGCGCTTATGATATTGCCTAACGTACTGACTTTATGGATACTGAGAAAAGAGATTAGAGATACTGAATAG
- a CDS encoding DJ-1 family glyoxalase III translates to MVYLFLADGFEEIEGLTVVDMLRRAEIEITTVSITGKESVNGAHNIEVKADGLFEEYDYETADMLVLPGGMPGTRNLAAHEGLVNLLKEFRQEDKALAAICAAPSILGEQGLLKGKSVTCFPGFEDKLLEANPTGHKAVTDGNIITGKGMGTAIDFSLEIIQFLKDKETAEKIGKAIQYL, encoded by the coding sequence ATGGTATATTTATTTTTAGCAGATGGATTTGAAGAAATTGAAGGCTTAACCGTGGTAGATATGCTGCGACGTGCAGAAATTGAAATAACTACGGTTTCGATTACCGGAAAAGAGTCCGTTAACGGCGCACATAATATTGAAGTGAAGGCTGACGGGCTGTTTGAAGAATACGATTATGAAACGGCAGATATGCTGGTGCTACCGGGGGGAATGCCAGGAACCAGAAATCTGGCAGCTCATGAAGGCCTTGTAAACCTTTTAAAGGAATTCAGACAGGAAGACAAGGCACTTGCTGCTATTTGTGCCGCACCCAGTATTCTGGGAGAGCAGGGGCTCTTAAAAGGGAAATCGGTAACCTGTTTCCCGGGGTTTGAAGACAAGCTCCTGGAAGCTAATCCTACAGGTCATAAGGCAGTGACAGACGGAAATATTATAACGGGTAAAGGAATGGGCACTGCAATTGATTTTTCGCTGGAAATAATTCAGTTCTTAAAGGATAAGGAAACTGCTGAGAAAATCGGTAAGGCTATTCAGTATCTCTAA